AAGTTTTTTCAATAGTAAAATTTAAAAATAATATAACAAATAAAAAGGAATAAATAATGGAACTTAGATCTGAACAAAAGAAATTCGTCGATTATGCAGCAAAGAGGATAAAAGAAGGTAAATATTGTATTTGCGAGATGCCTACGGCCTTTGGTAAAAGTTTTTCGGCTTTAATGCTTGCAAAGAAGCTAATTGATGAAAAGACGGCTCAAAGAGTGATAATAGCCACTAGCAATAATTCATTGGCTAAAAGCATATTTCTCGAAGCTAAAGCAGTCAAAGATATGCCAGATTATGTGTTAGGAATAGGTAAAAGTAACTATTTAGACTTAAATAAGCTTGCTCTTTTTATGGACTCGGACATTGGCTCCGAAATTTTACCTTTAAACAAGGAGATAATTGAAGCGGCCGTTAAAAAACTAACAATAGATTTTCCAAATATCCTAATAGAAGATTTTTTAAACGAGTTAGATATAGTCGATACCAATAAACGAGAATATATCGCCAGCAACCTTGCGCTTGAAAAAAGCAATAGCGAAAGCTTTAAAGAGTATCCTATTCAAATTACCAATTATGCGTTTTTGTTTTATAAATTTATATTTAATGAAAAATATGAAGAGCCTGAATATACGGTTTATATTTTTGATGAAGTTCAGGAGCTGCCTAATATGGCTGAACTAACCCTAAACTCGTCATTTTCTCTATATGGTTATTATTTGCAGTTAAAAACGATCGCAAAAATAATTCGCGATAATCCTAGCGCACCTAAAACTTTGGTTAAGTTGTTGGACGAAGAGGTTGAACTCGTAAAAAGCATAAACGAGATTATGCGGGACGAAAAAATGGCTGGTAAAACACTAATTTCCAACGAGACTGTTATACAAAGAAAAGCAGCAGGTGTTTTGAATAAGCTTTTTAGTCAGGAGAAAAACAAAGCACTTAGAGCCAAACTAAATAAATTTTATAAAAAAGATCCATTTTTTCAACTAGGAATTTTTCTCAATAAATTTAATGACGTCAGAAGCACCTTGTGTGCCAAGGATCTTTACGTAAGCTTTTCGCAAGAAAGAGGATTTATATCGTTTCATACATATGATATGAATATAAAGCTTAAGCTTGCCGA
This genomic window from uncultured Campylobacter sp. contains:
- a CDS encoding helicase C-terminal domain-containing protein, with amino-acid sequence MELRSEQKKFVDYAAKRIKEGKYCICEMPTAFGKSFSALMLAKKLIDEKTAQRVIIATSNNSLAKSIFLEAKAVKDMPDYVLGIGKSNYLDLNKLALFMDSDIGSEILPLNKEIIEAAVKKLTIDFPNILIEDFLNELDIVDTNKREYIASNLALEKSNSESFKEYPIQITNYAFLFYKFIFNEKYEEPEYTVYIFDEVQELPNMAELTLNSSFSLYGYYLQLKTIAKIIRDNPSAPKTLVKLLDEEVELVKSINEIMRDEKMAGKTLISNETVIQRKAAGVLNKLFSQEKNKALRAKLNKFYKKDPFFQLGIFLNKFNDVRSTLCAKDLYVSFSQERGFISFHTYDMNIKLKLADRFWSKIDRFIGITATASLTLDVHDLEIYKRMGINFSDIKLGDRVIQNRKSKVCFIRIFNGILRPEQATYSITDKAFIEDDEKRFEYFADEILRGYDDKNTMVLVGGFDEVKLLAQKLESVKDKLVLAEQGISVQNVIENFKKSGGILIATRNYATGINLKGEALERLFITKLPYPVYTTKKWTLLKEKDDRFFWFEYTNEMVITFRQAIGRLIRSPEDTGKIFLVDGKFNSLPEVTKKRLICFLEKVAVKE